Proteins encoded by one window of Corythoichthys intestinalis isolate RoL2023-P3 chromosome 20, ASM3026506v1, whole genome shotgun sequence:
- the LOC130908627 gene encoding uncharacterized protein LOC130908627, with translation MKNADAYAEMIQLLDDESLSLIMRDATNDGTKALKILREYYAGKGKPRIINLYTMLTCLQKGNEESIADYIIRAETAITALRNAGETLGDSLLIAMVLKGLPESYKPFTIHVAHTDENMTFAEFKTKLRSFEETEKLNAAESSDRVMKTKARASKQTTKANARDRIKDDTELVCFKCGIKVHRAKSCRQKTWCSRCKTDTHKDTTCRRKETPDGAGKIAEDGDPDFAFKVSDEQPDTRRQDTHSIRERGLMVDTGATSHITTDVTKFESFQETFKPENHSVELSDGTRCSGVALKIGDAECYFMDNG, from the coding sequence atgaaaaatgcggACGCGTATGCTGAAATGATACAACTTCTTGATGATGAAAGCCTCTCGTTAATAATGAGAGATGCGACAAATGACGGAACAAAAGctctgaaaatattaagagaataTTATGCTGGGAAGGGAAAACCCAGGATTATAAATTTGTACACCATGCTAACATGTCTTCAAAAGGGAAACGAAGAAAGCATAGCGGACTACATAATAAGAGCTGAGACCGCCATCACAGCATTGCGAAATGCAGGTGAAACATTGGGAGATAGTCTACTTATCGCAATGGTCTTGAAGGGGCTGCCAGAAAGTTACAAGCCATTTACAATTCATGTGGCGCATACCGATGAGAACATGACATTTGCAGAATTCAAAACCAAACTCCGAAGTTTTGAAGAAACGGAAAAGTTAAATGCAGCAGAATCAAGCGACAGAGTGATGAAGACTAAAGCAAGAGCTTCAAAGCAAACCACAAAAGCAAACGCTCGTGACCGGATCAAAGACGACACAGAGTTGGTGTGCTTCAAATGTGGCATCAAAGTTCACCGTGCAAAATCATGTCGACAAAAGACATGGTGTAGTCGGTGCAAAACGGACACGCACAAAGACACCACTTGCAGACGCAAGGAAACACCGGACGGAGCGGGAAAAATTGCTGAAGATGGAGATCCTGACTTCGCATTCAAGGTGAGCGATGAACAGCCCGACACCAGGCGGCAGGATACACACAGCATCCGGGAACGAGGTCTGATGGTGGACACGGGAGCGACATCTCATATCACCACTGACGTGACCAAGTTCGAAAGCTTCCAGGAGACATTCAAACCAGAAAACCACAGCGTCGAGTTGTCAGATGGTACCCGGTGCAGTGGAGTCGCACTCAAAATAGGAGATGCGGAGTGCTACTTCATGGACAACGGATAA